The proteins below are encoded in one region of Brachyspira intermedia PWS/A:
- a CDS encoding DUF3226 domain-containing protein, whose protein sequence is MEHKINPMAKKVLLVEGNDERDLCSLLISKKLGLQFIVGKYDKSFIEDNNTIHIIPINEVDNKKNINSFIKTSNYNNIEKLAIVVDAENNAKKRFNIFDDIIKCEYDQNQNIYYYDDKGLFLTTKTDDKTSGCLEDLIEKIILENDKDLYNNCIDSLFKCANNYIDQGNNEAHILKAKILAFISVRCKKRNTIGGLFQECGNYLESNILDELIIFLQTIFK, encoded by the coding sequence ATGGAACATAAAATAAATCCAATGGCTAAAAAAGTTCTTCTAGTTGAAGGAAATGATGAAAGAGATTTATGCTCCCTTTTAATTAGTAAGAAATTAGGATTACAATTTATAGTTGGAAAATATGATAAATCTTTTATAGAAGATAATAACACTATTCATATAATACCAATCAATGAAGTTGATAATAAAAAGAATATTAATTCATTTATAAAAACTTCCAACTATAATAATATAGAAAAACTTGCAATTGTTGTTGATGCTGAAAATAATGCCAAAAAAAGATTTAATATTTTTGATGATATTATAAAATGCGAATATGATCAAAATCAAAATATTTATTATTATGATGACAAAGGATTATTTCTAACAACAAAAACTGATGATAAAACTTCAGGCTGTTTAGAAGATTTAATTGAAAAAATAATTTTAGAAAATGATAAAGATTTATATAACAACTGCATTGATAGTTTATTCAAATGCGCTAATAATTATATAGATCAAGGAAATAATGAAGCTCATATATTAAAAGCTAAAATACTTGCATTTATATCTGTAAGATGCAAAAAGAGAAATACAATAGGCGGATTATTCCAAGAATGCGGTAATTACTTAGAGTCGAATATATTAGATGAATTAATTATTTTTTTACAAACAATATTTAAATAA
- a CDS encoding AAA family ATPase — protein MNDIQIPNISISNFKCFKEFSIDSFKRFNLIFGKNSVGKSNLLEALFLYSNMYRSDTVLSSSFLQRDIPLNNNLELIFHNFNYTNPINIKTSNKELNIYSIKSLTENALDGIYYQIQNNNGETIKLPLLINNNRQLDNSFAPINHSYTIDNDVNVRSVILGSSLFNFYFFNDYTSYEARVKNNTVSLFDKLQNFKMDKIIIDSLKVIIPNIESIRISSDKICEADIGLDRYLPINALGSGVYKIFNYIVSIPFITNGVLLIDEIDNGFHYSALHNLWLSIFKVCQKNNVQLFATTHSYECIKAFNDVYNEVKNEYNSNDDIQGVRIEADKKEMYKYQAVIYNNEELNNAMDNWEVR, from the coding sequence ATGAATGATATTCAAATACCAAATATTAGTATAAGTAATTTTAAATGCTTCAAAGAATTTTCTATTGATAGTTTTAAAAGATTTAATTTAATATTCGGCAAAAACAGCGTAGGAAAAAGCAATCTTTTGGAGGCATTATTTTTATATTCTAATATGTATAGGAGTGATACAGTTTTATCTTCTTCATTTTTGCAAAGAGATATACCTTTGAATAATAATTTAGAATTGATTTTTCACAACTTTAATTATACTAATCCTATAAATATAAAAACTTCAAATAAAGAATTAAATATATATTCTATAAAATCATTAACAGAAAATGCATTAGATGGTATTTATTATCAAATACAAAATAATAATGGAGAAACTATAAAACTTCCATTACTTATAAATAATAATAGACAGCTTGATAATAGTTTTGCTCCTATTAATCATAGTTATACCATTGACAATGATGTAAATGTACGTTCAGTGATTTTAGGATCTTCATTATTTAACTTTTATTTTTTTAATGATTACACATCTTATGAAGCAAGAGTAAAAAATAATACTGTATCCTTGTTTGATAAACTACAAAATTTCAAAATGGATAAAATAATTATAGATAGTCTAAAAGTTATAATACCAAATATAGAGTCAATAAGAATATCATCTGACAAAATTTGTGAGGCCGACATAGGACTTGACAGATATTTACCTATAAATGCATTAGGCTCAGGAGTATATAAAATATTTAATTACATAGTCAGCATACCATTTATTACTAATGGAGTGTTGCTTATAGATGAAATTGATAATGGTTTTCATTACAGTGCTTTACATAATTTATGGTTATCTATATTTAAAGTGTGCCAAAAAAATAATGTTCAGCTTTTTGCTACTACTCATTCCTATGAATGCATAAAAGCTTTCAATGATGTTTATAATGAAGTAAAAAATGAATACAATTCAAATGATGATATTCAAGGCGTAAGAATAGAAGCAGATAAAAAAGAAATGTATAAGTATCAAGCTGTAATATACAACAATGAAGAATTAAATAATGCTATGGATAATTGGGAGGTAAGATAG
- the secF gene encoding protein translocase subunit SecF, translating into MSEEIKKENNDLTKNKIPFVKIMPIAAVVSSILFIASIALFINKLTTNSFNMGIDFAGGVELKVQIDNPEVINIAEIRALYNNFGTETVNIQELEGADNVNAFLLRFRGSNEESDRAMQVLYDKYTQEKVRLIGSNIISGVVSADNLKLAFILIIVSWIIIMIYITIRFNYRYAFPAIITLIHNVVIVFGILLFLNKEFSVLVLSSMLTLIGYTINDIIVVFDRIRENADSKKPFKEIVNISLNNVVGRTIITSISTLLAALAIMIWGGFILYDFAFTFFCGVVIGTYASNFIASGLLILFMKTKKD; encoded by the coding sequence ATGAGTGAAGAAATAAAAAAAGAAAATAATGATTTGACAAAAAATAAGATACCGTTTGTTAAAATTATGCCTATAGCTGCTGTAGTATCATCTATATTGTTTATAGCTTCTATAGCATTATTTATAAACAAACTTACTACAAACAGCTTTAATATGGGTATTGACTTTGCAGGCGGTGTTGAATTAAAAGTACAGATAGATAATCCTGAAGTAATTAATATTGCTGAAATAAGAGCTTTATATAATAATTTCGGAACAGAGACTGTTAATATACAGGAACTTGAAGGTGCTGACAATGTAAATGCTTTCCTTTTAAGATTCAGAGGTTCTAATGAAGAATCCGACAGAGCTATGCAGGTTCTTTATGATAAATATACTCAGGAAAAAGTTAGGTTAATAGGAAGCAACATCATAAGCGGTGTAGTATCTGCTGACAACTTAAAATTGGCATTCATTTTGATAATCGTATCTTGGATTATCATAATGATATACATTACTATAAGATTTAATTACAGATATGCTTTTCCTGCAATAATTACTCTTATACATAATGTTGTTATAGTATTCGGTATACTTCTTTTCTTAAATAAAGAGTTTTCTGTATTAGTTCTTTCATCAATGCTTACTTTGATAGGCTATACAATCAACGACATCATAGTAGTATTCGACAGAATAAGAGAGAATGCTGATTCAAAGAAACCTTTCAAAGAGATTGTCAATATAAGTTTGAATAATGTTGTAGGAAGAACAATAATCACTAGTATTTCTACCCTACTTGCTGCACTTGCCATTATGATATGGGGCGGATTCATACTTTATGATTTTGCATTTACATTCTTCTGCGGTGTTGTTATAGGTACTTATGCTAGTAACTTCATAGCAAGCGGGCTTTTAATACTATTTATGAAAACTAAAAAAGACTAA
- the secD gene encoding protein translocase subunit SecD: protein MSHNLRLAFIIIGLGVMAWFITPTVRWYFFTSDEKKEESNMSLDEMIAKGYTKEQIDNVQSLKRLRSESVNMGLDLQGGIRIVLQADFEEYANRLDRTVSSLTAEEKNDAMERLISRLRGRIDQFGVSEVGIRKQGEDRVVVELPGARDPDRIKSVVLSQGALTFNLVDEQATATLTTNDMLMGVFTNTAKVPEYGKQLYFYSEKDDFGRRVRGAPVIVNKEPSLEGSALINAQVGGGQFGEVTVEFELNAEGSTQFAEVTAQNKNRMLAIVLDDKVISAPNINDEIRGGRGVITGRFTLEEAQDLARILKEGALPLNVSIVEEEVVGQSIGADSVKAGATALLMAAVLVAIFMIAVYRVSGVLSTIAMLVNVVLIIAVLSPLRFTLTLPGIAGLILTIGMAVDANVIIFERIKDELKIKSSVADAIISGYDRAFATIFDSNITTIIVALILWIFGSGPVQGFAITLFFGILINLFTAVFITRYIYEELIRTKVVKKAGFFFI, encoded by the coding sequence ATGAGTCATAATTTAAGACTAGCATTCATCATTATAGGACTTGGTGTAATGGCTTGGTTTATTACTCCTACAGTAAGATGGTATTTTTTCACATCTGATGAAAAGAAAGAAGAAAGTAATATGTCTTTAGATGAAATGATAGCTAAAGGATATACTAAAGAACAAATAGATAATGTTCAATCCCTTAAACGTTTAAGAAGCGAATCTGTAAATATGGGTTTGGACTTACAAGGCGGTATAAGAATAGTTCTTCAGGCTGATTTTGAAGAGTATGCAAACAGACTTGACAGAACAGTATCATCTCTTACAGCTGAAGAGAAAAATGATGCTATGGAAAGACTTATATCAAGACTTAGAGGAAGAATAGACCAATTCGGAGTAAGTGAAGTAGGTATAAGAAAGCAAGGTGAGGACAGAGTAGTTGTTGAACTTCCCGGAGCAAGAGACCCAGACAGAATCAAAAGTGTTGTATTAAGTCAGGGAGCTTTAACTTTCAATTTGGTTGATGAACAAGCTACAGCTACTTTAACTACTAATGATATGCTTATGGGAGTATTCACTAATACAGCTAAAGTTCCAGAATATGGAAAACAGCTTTATTTCTACAGTGAAAAAGATGATTTCGGAAGAAGAGTAAGAGGTGCTCCTGTTATAGTTAATAAAGAACCTTCATTAGAGGGAAGTGCTTTAATAAATGCTCAAGTAGGCGGCGGTCAATTTGGTGAGGTTACTGTAGAATTTGAACTTAATGCTGAAGGATCAACTCAATTTGCTGAAGTTACTGCACAAAATAAAAACAGAATGCTTGCTATAGTATTAGATGACAAAGTTATAAGTGCTCCTAATATTAATGATGAGATAAGAGGCGGAAGAGGCGTAATAACAGGAAGATTCACTTTGGAAGAAGCTCAGGACTTAGCTAGAATATTAAAAGAAGGTGCTTTGCCTCTTAATGTTAGTATTGTAGAAGAGGAAGTTGTTGGACAGTCTATAGGTGCTGACTCAGTTAAAGCTGGAGCTACTGCCTTACTTATGGCTGCTGTTTTAGTTGCTATATTTATGATAGCTGTATATAGAGTATCTGGAGTTTTATCAACTATTGCAATGCTTGTGAACGTAGTACTAATTATAGCTGTATTATCACCTTTAAGATTTACTTTAACATTGCCTGGTATAGCCGGACTTATTCTTACTATAGGTATGGCTGTTGATGCCAATGTTATTATATTTGAGCGTATAAAAGATGAATTGAAAATCAAATCTAGTGTTGCTGATGCCATTATTTCTGGTTATGATAGAGCATTTGCCACAATATTTGACTCTAACATCACTACTATAATTGTAGCTTTAATACTTTGGATATTTGGAAGCGGCCCTGTACAAGGTTTTGCTATTACTTTGTTCTTTGGTATTTTAATAAACCTATTCACAGCTGTATTTATTACAAGATATATCTATGAAGAATTAATACGTACCAAAGTGGTAAAGAAAGCAGGATTCTTCTTTATTTAA
- a CDS encoding DUF6506 family protein, translated as MKFAYLIMDKIFDSKKDKASIHNGVSQIIGVSNIEEACKIAKELQSEGIDCIELCGGFREEGARKIIEATENKIAVGFVVHLEEQNNIYQKLFGNEN; from the coding sequence ATGAAATTCGCTTATTTAATAATGGATAAAATTTTTGACAGTAAAAAAGATAAAGCATCTATACATAATGGCGTTTCACAAATCATAGGAGTTTCAAATATAGAAGAAGCATGTAAAATAGCTAAAGAATTACAATCAGAAGGTATTGACTGTATAGAGTTATGCGGAGGGTTCAGAGAAGAAGGAGCTAGAAAAATAATAGAAGCTACAGAAAATAAGATCGCAGTTGGATTTGTAGTGCATTTGGAAGAACAAAATAATATTTATCAAAAATTGTTCGGAAATGAGAATTAA
- a CDS encoding methyl-accepting chemotaxis protein: MQNKKSIGLQFKIFILLTVSILIMFVAVIAYMVTHNISTSKRKGYASTEYMITTYAKDIELEMLTYISTLRTLSSSLRNDIENGTVTRESHAIILGDTLKNNKNLFSIYEMWEKNAFDGRDNEFIDTDYGSEVDGRYGPSYFYDDNVVTYDKVYQDEFDENPDYYTTPKNTKQLYISDVEKDDTYADAGTVLTVSVVEPILDNSGKFLGMIGVDFSADNLVSIVSDISTNNGMVGYLINQNGTILAATNTQNIGKQISDIYKDHSKEITDNINNNNKYSFVNKIDDQKTFNILIPLDSLKDNNNSLALLVNIPEIVIVKENIKNAVVTCILAVIIIIVFLIIINILIKKSIIDPILKVMHISEKLSSGNLTPDENNSLSKRKDEIGMIFNSIQNTQNKLSNIIKEILDTTNTMENASKNVSAGTIDLSNRTEKQRDDLKLINETMTNTLKVIDKTTNDIALTNDKIQVLTNSSEHCYNLSKESMVIMEDITKATSEISNITKMIDDIAMQTNILALNASVEAARAGEQGKGFAVVASEVRNLAQTSQESVKNITNIVNTSIEKIQDGNKKIKETMDALEDITNKARESSHIVSQMVESSTQQDASAREVQSAVNSVDISAEQNSNLVKTNADIVIDMEKETEKLADLMKFFSLN, translated from the coding sequence ATGCAAAATAAAAAATCTATTGGACTTCAGTTTAAAATATTTATACTTCTTACAGTATCTATATTGATAATGTTTGTAGCTGTTATTGCTTATATGGTAACGCATAACATTTCTACTTCTAAAAGAAAAGGCTATGCATCTACAGAATATATGATTACAACATATGCCAAAGATATAGAATTAGAAATGCTCACATATATATCAACATTAAGAACATTGTCATCATCATTAAGAAACGATATAGAAAATGGAACGGTTACAAGAGAATCGCATGCAATAATCTTAGGAGATACACTTAAAAATAATAAAAATTTATTTTCAATATATGAAATGTGGGAAAAAAATGCTTTTGATGGCAGAGATAATGAGTTTATAGACACAGATTATGGTTCTGAAGTTGATGGAAGATATGGTCCTTCATATTTCTATGATGATAATGTAGTTACTTATGATAAAGTTTATCAAGATGAATTTGATGAAAATCCTGATTATTATACTACACCTAAAAATACAAAACAATTATATATAAGTGATGTAGAAAAAGATGATACTTATGCAGATGCAGGAACTGTATTGACTGTTAGTGTAGTTGAGCCTATATTAGATAATTCAGGTAAATTTTTAGGTATGATAGGTGTCGATTTTTCAGCTGATAATTTAGTTTCAATAGTTTCTGATATATCTACAAATAATGGTATGGTTGGATATTTAATTAATCAAAATGGTACTATACTTGCTGCAACTAATACTCAAAACATCGGAAAACAAATATCTGATATATATAAAGATCATTCAAAAGAAATAACTGATAATATAAATAATAATAATAAATATTCTTTCGTAAACAAAATAGATGATCAAAAAACATTTAATATTTTAATACCATTAGATTCATTAAAAGATAATAATAATTCATTGGCCTTACTTGTAAATATACCTGAAATTGTTATAGTAAAAGAAAACATAAAAAATGCTGTTGTAACTTGCATATTAGCTGTTATTATTATTATAGTATTTTTGATTATTATAAATATTTTGATAAAGAAAAGTATAATAGATCCTATATTGAAAGTTATGCATATATCTGAAAAACTAAGCAGTGGCAATTTAACTCCTGATGAGAATAACTCTTTAAGCAAAAGAAAAGATGAAATAGGAATGATATTTAATTCTATTCAAAATACTCAAAATAAATTATCAAATATAATAAAAGAAATATTGGACACTACTAATACTATGGAAAATGCAAGTAAGAATGTAAGTGCCGGTACAATAGATTTATCAAATAGAACTGAAAAACAAAGAGATGATTTAAAACTTATAAATGAAACTATGACTAATACATTAAAAGTTATAGATAAAACTACTAATGATATAGCACTGACTAATGATAAGATACAAGTGCTTACAAATTCAAGCGAACATTGTTATAATCTATCAAAAGAATCTATGGTTATTATGGAAGATATTACAAAAGCTACATCTGAAATATCAAATATAACAAAGATGATAGATGATATAGCTATGCAGACAAATATACTTGCTCTTAATGCCTCAGTAGAAGCAGCACGTGCCGGAGAACAAGGAAAAGGATTTGCTGTTGTAGCTTCTGAAGTAAGAAATCTAGCACAAACTTCTCAGGAATCTGTAAAAAATATTACGAATATAGTTAATACAAGCATAGAAAAGATACAAGATGGAAATAAAAAAATAAAAGAAACTATGGATGCTTTGGAAGACATCACTAATAAAGCTAGAGAAAGTAGTCATATAGTAAGTCAAATGGTTGAATCTTCTACTCAGCAAGATGCTTCTGCAAGAGAAGTTCAAAGTGCCGTTAATAGTGTTGATATCAGTGCCGAACAAAATAGCAATTTGGTAAAAACTAATGCTGATATAGTTATTGATATGGAAAAAGAAACTGAAAAACTTGCTGATTTAATGAAATTTTTCAGTTTAAACTAA
- the lpxD gene encoding UDP-3-O-(3-hydroxymyristoyl)glucosamine N-acyltransferase produces the protein MIGDENKEISTLSPINEIIENSIVCIDNNKYLEAALNSNANALILREDTANEIKDFKNKAALIHNNPKEAFIKLLYFLFEDKKYPLGTIESTAVIKENVNISDNTYIGDNVHIGKNTIIGKGSVIEANVFLGDNVVIGENCTIYANVTIHDRCVVKDRVIIGSSTVIGNDGFGFFEVNGKQMKIPQRGNVVIENDVELGANVCIDRATLGSTVIREGVKIDNLVQIAHNCDIGEHSIIVSQVGIAGSSKIGNHCILGGQAALADHVTVGDRVIFGGRSAVMSNVKIPSHSIMLGAPAQNIEREKLRMIAEQKLPELINLVEERFEVKIKRVK, from the coding sequence ATAATAGGAGATGAAAATAAAGAAATATCTACACTCTCCCCTATCAATGAAATTATAGAAAACTCCATAGTATGCATAGATAATAACAAATACCTTGAAGCTGCATTAAACAGCAATGCAAATGCATTAATATTAAGAGAAGATACCGCTAATGAAATAAAAGATTTTAAAAATAAAGCTGCATTGATACATAATAATCCTAAAGAAGCATTTATTAAATTACTTTACTTTTTATTTGAAGATAAAAAATATCCGCTTGGCACTATAGAATCTACAGCTGTAATAAAAGAAAATGTAAATATATCTGATAATACCTATATAGGTGATAATGTTCATATAGGAAAAAATACAATTATTGGAAAAGGCTCTGTTATAGAAGCTAATGTATTTTTGGGAGATAATGTAGTTATTGGAGAAAACTGCACTATATATGCAAATGTTACTATTCATGATAGATGTGTAGTAAAAGACAGAGTTATAATTGGATCTTCTACTGTTATAGGAAATGACGGATTCGGATTCTTTGAAGTTAATGGAAAGCAGATGAAAATACCTCAAAGAGGTAATGTTGTAATAGAAAATGATGTTGAGCTTGGAGCTAATGTTTGTATAGACAGAGCCACATTAGGTTCTACAGTAATAAGAGAAGGCGTAAAAATAGACAATTTAGTACAGATAGCACATAACTGCGATATAGGAGAGCATTCTATTATAGTTTCTCAGGTAGGAATAGCAGGAAGTTCTAAAATAGGAAATCATTGTATATTAGGCGGACAAGCGGCATTAGCTGATCATGTTACAGTAGGTGATAGAGTAATATTCGGAGGAAGATCTGCTGTAATGTCAAATGTCAAAATACCTTCTCATTCCATTATGCTTGGAGCTCCGGCACAAAATATAGAAAGAGAAAAATTAAGAATGATTGCTGAACAAAAATTACCAGAATTAATTAATTTGGTTGAAGAACGTTTTGAAGTGAAAATAAAAAGAGTTAAATAA
- a CDS encoding OmpH family outer membrane protein: MKKYYIMSLLFIAVLAISIVSPRVFTQSYRLTKVGYIDLERVIKELTSDEEFVEKLKLKLEEYKERDAMQTNMEDTSIAQNRDYSLRGEVKRQVASSLMAIVKKEGYTLILERTEHAILYADRNFDITEAVIANVKASLQKQ; encoded by the coding sequence ATGAAAAAGTATTATATTATGAGTTTATTATTTATAGCAGTACTTGCTATATCCATCGTTAGTCCAAGAGTTTTTACTCAATCTTACAGACTTACAAAGGTTGGATATATTGATCTAGAAAGAGTAATTAAAGAACTCACTAGTGATGAGGAATTTGTTGAAAAATTAAAATTGAAATTAGAAGAGTATAAAGAAAGAGATGCTATGCAAACAAATATGGAAGATACATCTATAGCCCAAAACAGAGATTATTCTTTGAGAGGAGAAGTTAAAAGACAGGTTGCAAGCTCTCTTATGGCTATAGTAAAAAAAGAAGGATATACTTTAATATTAGAAAGAACAGAACATGCTATTCTTTATGCTGATAGAAACTTTGATATAACAGAAGCTGTTATAGCAAATGTTAAAGCTTCACTTCAAAAACAATAA